One Stigmatopora nigra isolate UIUO_SnigA chromosome 1, RoL_Snig_1.1, whole genome shotgun sequence DNA segment encodes these proteins:
- the LOC144203487 gene encoding neural cell adhesion molecule L1-like protein isoform X1 translates to MRLAGSLQLVLLLALSTKAKDLNIPPEVEQLPTILFYTAGPIIALPSDNNVTMRCEASGNPAPEYRWTKDDLDFIPPQPTTIRSDKLATDGTFVLQNKSLARFQGKYRCYASNKLGTAMTETIELIVPSMPRFPKDIIEPIVVEEGEPFVLHCNPPDGVPPKKIHWMSIGLQHIEQDERVSMGTDGSLYFAHALQKDTRQDYGCFADFLRIRTIVHKAAMAVQVEPRTTEYDSADKSDTSPPVRTPVLLLPSGVQTEKVLLKGAELQLECLPGGYPTPKVKWMKMGDKLTPRATFDNFGKLLSIVAIEESDEGKYMCLAKNNFGQAVHYFDVIVEESPKWLTEPPHSQLTVIGSDVHIKCSVSGKPQPDIMWRKNGHIFEDDPLNNKRVLDDTIIIHNAMPDDSGVYQCEATNRHGVILGNIKIMIMNMAPLILTQDYQEYAIIVDKDLTMNCSAFGSPAPTISWAKDETPETIERERFVTLQNGSLRISNVEKKDSGEYVCVADNSEGKSSITAVLAVKDPTQIINGPQDMQVISGTTAQLMCQAEYDKSLEDSLEVFWIKDGKRMTLSTEQGSRYFVGDGMLQIMNVNLSDEGVYTCMARTRLDEANIAAFLTVLDVPDAPQNLEISGLKDLRKVRLDWVPGSDHNSSVIEFLVEYEESQWEPGKWKELHKVPGSQATAELALHGHLNYQFRVYAVNAVGPGPPSEPTERYKTLPDAPDRNPENIKIEGHLPHQMDITWEPLLPVEHNGPGLEYKVSYRKLAVDDTWSEHLVKRHSFVVRNTSTFIPYEIKIQSKNSHGWGPEPKITTGYSGEDVVFRHCLRENVSVPTAAPRDVAVEVINTTVLRVSWTPVPPATVRGHLRGYHVHWLRKRSFLNPDRILDERHTLSFPGKRTHAIVPRLDAFSEYTLTVNVFNKKGNGPSSDPVTFTTPEGVPDQVPILTASNAQKDSIRLVWGPPRLANGILTGYLLQYHLINETTKEVLDSREMNITGPDTTHWQLEGLEGGSLYLFHLSACTRAGCGPLLAQESSTVTPAPAVISVDHSHNCSLSFPRLNENTAAHPPPLVPGLLNVSSYASDTYAKISWTVREEQQDSQLYVAYRNNRDGNWRISKAVNTSQSFHVIDGLKPGTVYTVRLMAKTLLDNASIFEDVIQTQVTGVAVQHRGISTKGWFIGTMCAVALLTLIALIVCFMRRNQGGKYAGTLTPGRQDMLSMDKVKAKEEINPDEQSQALNDDTFCEYSDSDEKPLRGSLCSLDGDDAVGDSVSRDSLVDYADGGGEFSEDGSFIGEYSGHKQGGSVSEHNGIGPVTT, encoded by the exons ATGAGGCTGGCAGGTAGTCTCCAGCTTGTCCTTCTGCTGGCCCTGAGCACTAAGGCCAAAGACCTCAATATCCCTCCAGAAG TGGAGCAGCTTCCTACAATTCTATTTTACACTGCTGGGCCTATTATTGCCCTTCCTTCTGACAATAATGTGACTATGAGATGTGAAGCAAGTGGAAACCCTGCTCCAGA ATACAGATGGACAAAAGATGACCTGGACTTTATTCCTCCCCAGCCTACCACAATCAGAAGTGACAAACTTGCCACAGATGGTACTTTTGtacttcaaaacaaaagcctTGCCCGATTTCAGGGTAAATATCGATGCTATGCTTCCAACAAGCTGGGAACTGCTATGACAGAGACCATTGAGCTTATAGTACCAA GTATGCCAAGATTCCCAAAGGATATAATTGAACCAATTGTTGTTGAGGAAGGAGAACCTTTTGTCCTGCATTGTAATCCTCCAGATGGCGTCCCCCCAAAGAAGATCCATTGGATGTCCATTG GTCTTCAGCATATTGAGCAGGATGAGAGGGTTTCCATGGGCACTGATGGCAGCCTCTACTTCGCACATGCCTTACAGAAAGACACTCGTCAAGACTACGGATGCTTTGCTGACTTTTTACGCATACGCACAATCGTCCATAAGGCAGCTATGGCAGTTCAAGTTGAGCCAC GGACGACAGAGTATGATTCTGCTGACAAAAGTGATACCA GCCCCCCTGTGAGGACCCCTGTTCTTCTATTGCCCTCTGGTGTTCAGACAGAGAAAGTACTTTTGAAAGGAGCAGAACTTCAACTTGAGTGTCTACCTGGAGGATA TCCCACTCCAAAGGTAAAATGGATGAAGATGGGAGACAAGCTTACACCTCGAGCAACATTTGACAACTTTGGAAAATTATTGAGCATAGTTGCAATTGAGGAAAGTGATGAAGGCAAATATATGTGCTTAGCCAAGAACAACTTTGGACAGGCTGTCCACTACTTTGATGTAATAGTCGAAG AGTCTCCGAAGTGGCTGACAGAGCCGCCTCACAGTCAGTTAACTGTGATCGGCTCTGATGTGCACATCAAGTGCTCGGTCAGCGGTAAACCACAGCCTGACATAATGTGGAGAAAGAATGGACACATTTTTGAAG ATGACCCCCTGAACAACAAACGGGTGCTTGATGACACAATCATCATACATAATGCCATGCCAGATGATAGTGGTGTCTACCAGTGTGAAGCAACCAACAGGCATGGCGTTATTCTAGGCAACATAAAAATCATGATCATGA ATATGGCTCCTCTAATCCTGACCCAGGACTACCAGGAGTATGCAATAATAGTTGACAAGGATCTTACAATGAACTGTAGTGCCTTTGGCTCACCAGCTCCAACCATTTCCTG ggcCAAAGATGAGACTCCAGAAACTATTGAGAGAGAAAGATTTGTTACCCTTCAAAATGGGTCGTTAAGAATTTCCAATGTGGAGAAAAAAGACAGCGGTGAATACGTCTGTGTTGCCGATAACAGTGAGGGCAAGTCGTCTATCACGGCTGTGCTGGCAGTAAAAG ACCCCACACAAATTATAAACGGACCTCAGGACATGCAAGTCATCAGTGGGACTACAGCCCAGTTGATGTGTCAGGCTGAGTATGATAAAAGTCTTGAAGACTCACTTGAAGTATTTTGGATAAAGGATGGAAAAAGAATGACTCTTTCTACAGAGCAAGGTTCCAG GTACTTTGTGGGTGATGGAATGCTTCAGATAATGAACGTGAACCTGAGCGATGAgggtgtatatacatgtatggcCAGGACTCGTTTAGATGAAGCCAATATTGCTGCATTTCTCACAGTGCTTG ATGTTCCTGATGCACCCCAGAATTTAGAGATAAGTGGACTGAAGGATCTGAGAAAGGTCCGTTTGGATTGGGTCCCTGGCAGTGATCATAATAGCTCTGTGATAG AATTTCTTGTGGAGTATGAGGAAAGCCAATGGGAGCCAGGCAAGTGGAAAGAGCTCCACAAAGTCCCCGGTAGCCAGGCAACAGCCGAGCTGGCACTCCACGGACATCTTAACTACCAGTTCAGAGTGTACGCAGTGAATGCTGTTGGGCCTGGCCCACCCAGTGAGCCCACTGAGCGCTACAAAACTCTCCCAGATG CTCCTGATAGGAACCCAGAAAACATTAAGATTGAAGGCCATTTACCTCATCAAATGGACATTACCTGGGAG CCTCTATTGCCTGTTGAACACAATGGCCCAGGCCTTGAATACAAGGTGAGTTATAGAAAACTTGCTGTGGATGACACCTGGAGTGAACACCTGGTGAAAAGACACTCCTTTGTTGTGAGGAACACATCAACATTCATCCCATACGAGAtcaaaattcagagcaagaacAGCCATGGGTGGGGACCAGAACCTAAAATTACTACTGGTTATTCCGGAGAAGATG TTGTCTTTCGCCATTGTCTACGGGAAAATGTGTCAG TTCCCACTGCAGCGCCACGGGATGTTGCTGTGGAAGTGATTAACACAACTGTTCTAAGAGTAAGCTGGACTCCGGTTCCACCTGCCACAGTGAGAGGTCACCTAAGGGGTTATCAT GTTCACTGGCTCAGAAAGCGAAGTTTCTTGAATCCTGACAGAATCTTGGATGAGCGCCACACACTGTCATTCCCCGGAAAGAGGACTCATGCGATTGTGCCCCGACTTGACGCATTCTCAGAGTATACACTCACTGTCAATGTCTTCAACAAGAAGGGAAATGGACCTAGCAGTGATCCTGTCACCTTTACCACTCCAGAAGGAG ttcCAGACCAAGTACCCATTCTGACAGCCTCCAATGCCCAGAAGGACTCCATCCGGCTTGTATGGGGTCCACCAAGGCTGGCAAATGGCATATTGACTGGTTATCTCCTGCAGTACCACCTCA TTAATGAGACCACAAAGGAGGTGCTGGATTCCCGTGAAATGAACATCACCGGGCCTGACACCACCCACTGGCAGCTGGAGGGCTTAGAAGGGGGCAGCCTCTACCTCTTCCATCTCAGTGCCTGTACTCGAGCAGGGTGTGGACCTCTACTGGCGCAGGAGAGCAGCACTGTCACTCCAGCTC CAGCTGTAATCTCTGTCGATCACA GCCACAACTGCTCTCTTTCCTTTCCTCGCTTGAACGAAAACACTGCTGCCCATCCTCCTCCGTTAG TTCCAGGCCTGTTGAACGTAAGCTCTTATGCGAGTGACACCTATGCTAAAATCAGCTGGACTGTCAGGGAGGAGCAGCAGGACTCGCAGCTTTACGTGGCTTATAGGAACAACC GTGATGGTAACTGGCGCATATCCAAGGCGGTAAACACTTCTCAAAGCTTCCACGTAATTGATGGGCTCAAACCGGGGACCGTGTATACTGTGCGCCTCATGGCCAAGACTTTGCTCGATAATGCTAGCATTTTCGAGGATGTTATCCAGACGCAAGTCACAG GTGTGGCAGTTCAGCATAGAGGCATATCCACCAAGGGCTGGTTCATCGGGACAATGTGTGCCGTGGCGCTCCTAACACTTATTGCCCTCATAGTGTGTTTTATGCGAAGAAACCAAGGGGGCAAGTATGCAGGTACGCTGACGCCTGGCAGACAAGACATGCTCTCCATGGACAAAG TGAAAGCAAAGGAAGAAATAAACCCCGATGAACAATCACAGGCACTGAATGATGACACCTTCTGTGAATACAG
- the LOC144203487 gene encoding neural cell adhesion molecule L1-like protein isoform X3, with amino-acid sequence MRLAGSLQLVLLLALSTKAKDLNIPPEVEQLPTILFYTAGPIIALPSDNNVTMRCEASGNPAPEYRWTKDDLDFIPPQPTTIRSDKLATDGTFVLQNKSLARFQGKYRCYASNKLGTAMTETIELIVPSMPRFPKDIIEPIVVEEGEPFVLHCNPPDGVPPKKIHWMSIGLQHIEQDERVSMGTDGSLYFAHALQKDTRQDYGCFADFLRIRTIVHKAAMAVQVEPRTTEYDSADKSDTSPPVRTPVLLLPSGVQTEKVLLKGAELQLECLPGGYPTPKVKWMKMGDKLTPRATFDNFGKLLSIVAIEESDEGKYMCLAKNNFGQAVHYFDVIVEESPKWLTEPPHSQLTVIGSDVHIKCSVSGKPQPDIMWRKNGHIFEDDPLNNKRVLDDTIIIHNAMPDDSGVYQCEATNRHGVILGNIKIMIMNMAPLILTQDYQEYAIIVDKDLTMNCSAFGSPAPTISWAKDETPETIERERFVTLQNGSLRISNVEKKDSGEYVCVADNSEGKSSITAVLAVKDPTQIINGPQDMQVISGTTAQLMCQAEYDKSLEDSLEVFWIKDGKRMTLSTEQGSRYFVGDGMLQIMNVNLSDEGVYTCMARTRLDEANIAAFLTVLDVPDAPQNLEISGLKDLRKVRLDWVPGSDHNSSVIEFLVEYEESQWEPGKWKELHKVPGSQATAELALHGHLNYQFRVYAVNAVGPGPPSEPTERYKTLPDAPDRNPENIKIEGHLPHQMDITWEPLLPVEHNGPGLEYKVSYRKLAVDDTWSEHLVKRHSFVVRNTSTFIPYEIKIQSKNSHGWGPEPKITTGYSGEDVPTAAPRDVAVEVINTTVLRVSWTPVPPATVRGHLRGYHVHWLRKRSFLNPDRILDERHTLSFPGKRTHAIVPRLDAFSEYTLTVNVFNKKGNGPSSDPVTFTTPEGVPDQVPILTASNAQKDSIRLVWGPPRLANGILTGYLLQYHLINETTKEVLDSREMNITGPDTTHWQLEGLEGGSLYLFHLSACTRAGCGPLLAQESSTVTPARVAVQHRGISTKGWFIGTMCAVALLTLIALIVCFMRRNQGGKYAVKAKEEINPDEQSQALNDDTFCEYSDSDEKPLRGSLCSLDGDDAVGDSVSRDSLVDYADGGGEFSEDGSFIGEYSGHKQGGSVSEHNGIGPVTT; translated from the exons ATGAGGCTGGCAGGTAGTCTCCAGCTTGTCCTTCTGCTGGCCCTGAGCACTAAGGCCAAAGACCTCAATATCCCTCCAGAAG TGGAGCAGCTTCCTACAATTCTATTTTACACTGCTGGGCCTATTATTGCCCTTCCTTCTGACAATAATGTGACTATGAGATGTGAAGCAAGTGGAAACCCTGCTCCAGA ATACAGATGGACAAAAGATGACCTGGACTTTATTCCTCCCCAGCCTACCACAATCAGAAGTGACAAACTTGCCACAGATGGTACTTTTGtacttcaaaacaaaagcctTGCCCGATTTCAGGGTAAATATCGATGCTATGCTTCCAACAAGCTGGGAACTGCTATGACAGAGACCATTGAGCTTATAGTACCAA GTATGCCAAGATTCCCAAAGGATATAATTGAACCAATTGTTGTTGAGGAAGGAGAACCTTTTGTCCTGCATTGTAATCCTCCAGATGGCGTCCCCCCAAAGAAGATCCATTGGATGTCCATTG GTCTTCAGCATATTGAGCAGGATGAGAGGGTTTCCATGGGCACTGATGGCAGCCTCTACTTCGCACATGCCTTACAGAAAGACACTCGTCAAGACTACGGATGCTTTGCTGACTTTTTACGCATACGCACAATCGTCCATAAGGCAGCTATGGCAGTTCAAGTTGAGCCAC GGACGACAGAGTATGATTCTGCTGACAAAAGTGATACCA GCCCCCCTGTGAGGACCCCTGTTCTTCTATTGCCCTCTGGTGTTCAGACAGAGAAAGTACTTTTGAAAGGAGCAGAACTTCAACTTGAGTGTCTACCTGGAGGATA TCCCACTCCAAAGGTAAAATGGATGAAGATGGGAGACAAGCTTACACCTCGAGCAACATTTGACAACTTTGGAAAATTATTGAGCATAGTTGCAATTGAGGAAAGTGATGAAGGCAAATATATGTGCTTAGCCAAGAACAACTTTGGACAGGCTGTCCACTACTTTGATGTAATAGTCGAAG AGTCTCCGAAGTGGCTGACAGAGCCGCCTCACAGTCAGTTAACTGTGATCGGCTCTGATGTGCACATCAAGTGCTCGGTCAGCGGTAAACCACAGCCTGACATAATGTGGAGAAAGAATGGACACATTTTTGAAG ATGACCCCCTGAACAACAAACGGGTGCTTGATGACACAATCATCATACATAATGCCATGCCAGATGATAGTGGTGTCTACCAGTGTGAAGCAACCAACAGGCATGGCGTTATTCTAGGCAACATAAAAATCATGATCATGA ATATGGCTCCTCTAATCCTGACCCAGGACTACCAGGAGTATGCAATAATAGTTGACAAGGATCTTACAATGAACTGTAGTGCCTTTGGCTCACCAGCTCCAACCATTTCCTG ggcCAAAGATGAGACTCCAGAAACTATTGAGAGAGAAAGATTTGTTACCCTTCAAAATGGGTCGTTAAGAATTTCCAATGTGGAGAAAAAAGACAGCGGTGAATACGTCTGTGTTGCCGATAACAGTGAGGGCAAGTCGTCTATCACGGCTGTGCTGGCAGTAAAAG ACCCCACACAAATTATAAACGGACCTCAGGACATGCAAGTCATCAGTGGGACTACAGCCCAGTTGATGTGTCAGGCTGAGTATGATAAAAGTCTTGAAGACTCACTTGAAGTATTTTGGATAAAGGATGGAAAAAGAATGACTCTTTCTACAGAGCAAGGTTCCAG GTACTTTGTGGGTGATGGAATGCTTCAGATAATGAACGTGAACCTGAGCGATGAgggtgtatatacatgtatggcCAGGACTCGTTTAGATGAAGCCAATATTGCTGCATTTCTCACAGTGCTTG ATGTTCCTGATGCACCCCAGAATTTAGAGATAAGTGGACTGAAGGATCTGAGAAAGGTCCGTTTGGATTGGGTCCCTGGCAGTGATCATAATAGCTCTGTGATAG AATTTCTTGTGGAGTATGAGGAAAGCCAATGGGAGCCAGGCAAGTGGAAAGAGCTCCACAAAGTCCCCGGTAGCCAGGCAACAGCCGAGCTGGCACTCCACGGACATCTTAACTACCAGTTCAGAGTGTACGCAGTGAATGCTGTTGGGCCTGGCCCACCCAGTGAGCCCACTGAGCGCTACAAAACTCTCCCAGATG CTCCTGATAGGAACCCAGAAAACATTAAGATTGAAGGCCATTTACCTCATCAAATGGACATTACCTGGGAG CCTCTATTGCCTGTTGAACACAATGGCCCAGGCCTTGAATACAAGGTGAGTTATAGAAAACTTGCTGTGGATGACACCTGGAGTGAACACCTGGTGAAAAGACACTCCTTTGTTGTGAGGAACACATCAACATTCATCCCATACGAGAtcaaaattcagagcaagaacAGCCATGGGTGGGGACCAGAACCTAAAATTACTACTGGTTATTCCGGAGAAGATG TTCCCACTGCAGCGCCACGGGATGTTGCTGTGGAAGTGATTAACACAACTGTTCTAAGAGTAAGCTGGACTCCGGTTCCACCTGCCACAGTGAGAGGTCACCTAAGGGGTTATCAT GTTCACTGGCTCAGAAAGCGAAGTTTCTTGAATCCTGACAGAATCTTGGATGAGCGCCACACACTGTCATTCCCCGGAAAGAGGACTCATGCGATTGTGCCCCGACTTGACGCATTCTCAGAGTATACACTCACTGTCAATGTCTTCAACAAGAAGGGAAATGGACCTAGCAGTGATCCTGTCACCTTTACCACTCCAGAAGGAG ttcCAGACCAAGTACCCATTCTGACAGCCTCCAATGCCCAGAAGGACTCCATCCGGCTTGTATGGGGTCCACCAAGGCTGGCAAATGGCATATTGACTGGTTATCTCCTGCAGTACCACCTCA TTAATGAGACCACAAAGGAGGTGCTGGATTCCCGTGAAATGAACATCACCGGGCCTGACACCACCCACTGGCAGCTGGAGGGCTTAGAAGGGGGCAGCCTCTACCTCTTCCATCTCAGTGCCTGTACTCGAGCAGGGTGTGGACCTCTACTGGCGCAGGAGAGCAGCACTGTCACTCCAGCTC GTGTGGCAGTTCAGCATAGAGGCATATCCACCAAGGGCTGGTTCATCGGGACAATGTGTGCCGTGGCGCTCCTAACACTTATTGCCCTCATAGTGTGTTTTATGCGAAGAAACCAAGGGGGCAAGTATGCAG TGAAAGCAAAGGAAGAAATAAACCCCGATGAACAATCACAGGCACTGAATGATGACACCTTCTGTGAATACAG
- the LOC144203487 gene encoding neural cell adhesion molecule L1-like protein isoform X2, which produces MRLAGSLQLVLLLALSTKAKDLNIPPEVEQLPTILFYTAGPIIALPSDNNVTMRCEASGNPAPEYRWTKDDLDFIPPQPTTIRSDKLATDGTFVLQNKSLARFQGKYRCYASNKLGTAMTETIELIVPSMPRFPKDIIEPIVVEEGEPFVLHCNPPDGVPPKKIHWMSIGLQHIEQDERVSMGTDGSLYFAHALQKDTRQDYGCFADFLRIRTIVHKAAMAVQVEPRTTEYDSADKSDTSPPVRTPVLLLPSGVQTEKVLLKGAELQLECLPGGYPTPKVKWMKMGDKLTPRATFDNFGKLLSIVAIEESDEGKYMCLAKNNFGQAVHYFDVIVEESPKWLTEPPHSQLTVIGSDVHIKCSVSGKPQPDIMWRKNGHIFEDDPLNNKRVLDDTIIIHNAMPDDSGVYQCEATNRHGVILGNIKIMIMNMAPLILTQDYQEYAIIVDKDLTMNCSAFGSPAPTISWAKDETPETIERERFVTLQNGSLRISNVEKKDSGEYVCVADNSEGKSSITAVLAVKDPTQIINGPQDMQVISGTTAQLMCQAEYDKSLEDSLEVFWIKDGKRMTLSTEQGSRYFVGDGMLQIMNVNLSDEGVYTCMARTRLDEANIAAFLTVLDVPDAPQNLEISGLKDLRKVRLDWVPGSDHNSSVIEFLVEYEESQWEPGKWKELHKVPGSQATAELALHGHLNYQFRVYAVNAVGPGPPSEPTERYKTLPDAPDRNPENIKIEGHLPHQMDITWEPLLPVEHNGPGLEYKVSYRKLAVDDTWSEHLVKRHSFVVRNTSTFIPYEIKIQSKNSHGWGPEPKITTGYSGEDVPTAAPRDVAVEVINTTVLRVSWTPVPPATVRGHLRGYHVHWLRKRSFLNPDRILDERHTLSFPGKRTHAIVPRLDAFSEYTLTVNVFNKKGNGPSSDPVTFTTPEGVPDQVPILTASNAQKDSIRLVWGPPRLANGILTGYLLQYHLINETTKEVLDSREMNITGPDTTHWQLEGLEGGSLYLFHLSACTRAGCGPLLAQESSTVTPARVAVQHRGISTKGWFIGTMCAVALLTLIALIVCFMRRNQGGKYAGTLTPGRQDMLSMDKVKAKEEINPDEQSQALNDDTFCEYSDSDEKPLRGSLCSLDGDDAVGDSVSRDSLVDYADGGGEFSEDGSFIGEYSGHKQGGSVSEHNGIGPVTT; this is translated from the exons ATGAGGCTGGCAGGTAGTCTCCAGCTTGTCCTTCTGCTGGCCCTGAGCACTAAGGCCAAAGACCTCAATATCCCTCCAGAAG TGGAGCAGCTTCCTACAATTCTATTTTACACTGCTGGGCCTATTATTGCCCTTCCTTCTGACAATAATGTGACTATGAGATGTGAAGCAAGTGGAAACCCTGCTCCAGA ATACAGATGGACAAAAGATGACCTGGACTTTATTCCTCCCCAGCCTACCACAATCAGAAGTGACAAACTTGCCACAGATGGTACTTTTGtacttcaaaacaaaagcctTGCCCGATTTCAGGGTAAATATCGATGCTATGCTTCCAACAAGCTGGGAACTGCTATGACAGAGACCATTGAGCTTATAGTACCAA GTATGCCAAGATTCCCAAAGGATATAATTGAACCAATTGTTGTTGAGGAAGGAGAACCTTTTGTCCTGCATTGTAATCCTCCAGATGGCGTCCCCCCAAAGAAGATCCATTGGATGTCCATTG GTCTTCAGCATATTGAGCAGGATGAGAGGGTTTCCATGGGCACTGATGGCAGCCTCTACTTCGCACATGCCTTACAGAAAGACACTCGTCAAGACTACGGATGCTTTGCTGACTTTTTACGCATACGCACAATCGTCCATAAGGCAGCTATGGCAGTTCAAGTTGAGCCAC GGACGACAGAGTATGATTCTGCTGACAAAAGTGATACCA GCCCCCCTGTGAGGACCCCTGTTCTTCTATTGCCCTCTGGTGTTCAGACAGAGAAAGTACTTTTGAAAGGAGCAGAACTTCAACTTGAGTGTCTACCTGGAGGATA TCCCACTCCAAAGGTAAAATGGATGAAGATGGGAGACAAGCTTACACCTCGAGCAACATTTGACAACTTTGGAAAATTATTGAGCATAGTTGCAATTGAGGAAAGTGATGAAGGCAAATATATGTGCTTAGCCAAGAACAACTTTGGACAGGCTGTCCACTACTTTGATGTAATAGTCGAAG AGTCTCCGAAGTGGCTGACAGAGCCGCCTCACAGTCAGTTAACTGTGATCGGCTCTGATGTGCACATCAAGTGCTCGGTCAGCGGTAAACCACAGCCTGACATAATGTGGAGAAAGAATGGACACATTTTTGAAG ATGACCCCCTGAACAACAAACGGGTGCTTGATGACACAATCATCATACATAATGCCATGCCAGATGATAGTGGTGTCTACCAGTGTGAAGCAACCAACAGGCATGGCGTTATTCTAGGCAACATAAAAATCATGATCATGA ATATGGCTCCTCTAATCCTGACCCAGGACTACCAGGAGTATGCAATAATAGTTGACAAGGATCTTACAATGAACTGTAGTGCCTTTGGCTCACCAGCTCCAACCATTTCCTG ggcCAAAGATGAGACTCCAGAAACTATTGAGAGAGAAAGATTTGTTACCCTTCAAAATGGGTCGTTAAGAATTTCCAATGTGGAGAAAAAAGACAGCGGTGAATACGTCTGTGTTGCCGATAACAGTGAGGGCAAGTCGTCTATCACGGCTGTGCTGGCAGTAAAAG ACCCCACACAAATTATAAACGGACCTCAGGACATGCAAGTCATCAGTGGGACTACAGCCCAGTTGATGTGTCAGGCTGAGTATGATAAAAGTCTTGAAGACTCACTTGAAGTATTTTGGATAAAGGATGGAAAAAGAATGACTCTTTCTACAGAGCAAGGTTCCAG GTACTTTGTGGGTGATGGAATGCTTCAGATAATGAACGTGAACCTGAGCGATGAgggtgtatatacatgtatggcCAGGACTCGTTTAGATGAAGCCAATATTGCTGCATTTCTCACAGTGCTTG ATGTTCCTGATGCACCCCAGAATTTAGAGATAAGTGGACTGAAGGATCTGAGAAAGGTCCGTTTGGATTGGGTCCCTGGCAGTGATCATAATAGCTCTGTGATAG AATTTCTTGTGGAGTATGAGGAAAGCCAATGGGAGCCAGGCAAGTGGAAAGAGCTCCACAAAGTCCCCGGTAGCCAGGCAACAGCCGAGCTGGCACTCCACGGACATCTTAACTACCAGTTCAGAGTGTACGCAGTGAATGCTGTTGGGCCTGGCCCACCCAGTGAGCCCACTGAGCGCTACAAAACTCTCCCAGATG CTCCTGATAGGAACCCAGAAAACATTAAGATTGAAGGCCATTTACCTCATCAAATGGACATTACCTGGGAG CCTCTATTGCCTGTTGAACACAATGGCCCAGGCCTTGAATACAAGGTGAGTTATAGAAAACTTGCTGTGGATGACACCTGGAGTGAACACCTGGTGAAAAGACACTCCTTTGTTGTGAGGAACACATCAACATTCATCCCATACGAGAtcaaaattcagagcaagaacAGCCATGGGTGGGGACCAGAACCTAAAATTACTACTGGTTATTCCGGAGAAGATG TTCCCACTGCAGCGCCACGGGATGTTGCTGTGGAAGTGATTAACACAACTGTTCTAAGAGTAAGCTGGACTCCGGTTCCACCTGCCACAGTGAGAGGTCACCTAAGGGGTTATCAT GTTCACTGGCTCAGAAAGCGAAGTTTCTTGAATCCTGACAGAATCTTGGATGAGCGCCACACACTGTCATTCCCCGGAAAGAGGACTCATGCGATTGTGCCCCGACTTGACGCATTCTCAGAGTATACACTCACTGTCAATGTCTTCAACAAGAAGGGAAATGGACCTAGCAGTGATCCTGTCACCTTTACCACTCCAGAAGGAG ttcCAGACCAAGTACCCATTCTGACAGCCTCCAATGCCCAGAAGGACTCCATCCGGCTTGTATGGGGTCCACCAAGGCTGGCAAATGGCATATTGACTGGTTATCTCCTGCAGTACCACCTCA TTAATGAGACCACAAAGGAGGTGCTGGATTCCCGTGAAATGAACATCACCGGGCCTGACACCACCCACTGGCAGCTGGAGGGCTTAGAAGGGGGCAGCCTCTACCTCTTCCATCTCAGTGCCTGTACTCGAGCAGGGTGTGGACCTCTACTGGCGCAGGAGAGCAGCACTGTCACTCCAGCTC GTGTGGCAGTTCAGCATAGAGGCATATCCACCAAGGGCTGGTTCATCGGGACAATGTGTGCCGTGGCGCTCCTAACACTTATTGCCCTCATAGTGTGTTTTATGCGAAGAAACCAAGGGGGCAAGTATGCAGGTACGCTGACGCCTGGCAGACAAGACATGCTCTCCATGGACAAAG TGAAAGCAAAGGAAGAAATAAACCCCGATGAACAATCACAGGCACTGAATGATGACACCTTCTGTGAATACAG